The genomic region AACTCTTATTACACCCTTCGATACATTATATTGTCTAAGATAAACTTTCTCTTCTCTCACATGAACAATAGCTCGATATTCTGAAATTTCAAATCAGACTAATcactatgaaaataataatagaatattctGTACTAATATTCATGACACATTAATTAGATGAAAACTGTTCAAATTGTAAGATTTCCATTCACTGGATATGCACTTCAAATAATACAGAATTTTTCTCCAATATTCATCCAATGTTTTAAGTGACTTTTGCATTTTTATGTAACCGGCTCTAAATCCTAATCTATTAATGATAATAGATTATATCGTGCattgatattacaaaataaaattgaatatattcGTTATGAAATCAAAGTTTTCCCCTCATAAAAAAATCTTTAATTTGAAGCTTCATctttcaaaattacaaactatatTCATGATAATTTCGCATGAGGCTGTCGGTTTTATTTATCGGAATCTATTTAATAACATCGTACTGTAATATGTTACTTGTTTTATTATATGGAATACTTTATTTACATCATTgcttattcaataaaatatcagtGGAGTTTATATCAGAATTAAACATATAATGTGAATCCATTCAAgtgttcaatatttatttattcatttaataatgaCAGAAGAacttaatcataaaatgattgaaaacataaaaaacaGGCTTTCagcccttactattccattcccgaatatttttaatatttcatttacCTCAACGCGTCTTTGACTAGTATCAGTGAAATTTGTATCTATAGAAAACAACAAGatttgaattatatattttcgccacactgcacaaaAAGCAGCTGTcttccagtccctacatagaaCTGAAAGACATtttttgcagacgactctcgtctgacgtcagaacaggtttctttccggcctaggccgtaaagagtaccctttccagcccctaagatggaactaagaaaggtgatcaaaatacagctgatcaaaaaaattttcatcatttttgtgttcattattcaataattaaaacatttataatgatatcatctcattgtcatttgaaagaataaaaaagtataaactcaacctcccacaaaattgaacataatcttctaggttatttagacaaatcaaaataaaaaataaaaatacttggacaatttcctgatattcagattatctcagatttgctagagctatcaccttccacttctgctttcggaagtgcttagtaaacaactattctcaatatatatatatataatatatatatatatatatatatattatatatatatatatatattgtttatttttgtgtgtggcgaaaaatagcgttcgcaccacgggcaaaaatgttttttcaaaaatgttcctacggcctcggacttgaaaaccgatttcgagccggaaaaatctcattttctgctctaggtgcgaaatatactatatcttCAATTTGCGATTGCTAATGGCCGAGTTTTAACATTGTTTCTATTATCCTTAGTGTGGGCTATCTATCTTTAAAAATGAACTGTTtcaaaagttgataataataataataccaataatatcgagtgacttgACTAGATCAGGGTCAGAGTTTCAAAAGTTGTAAAGCAGATTTGTTTACAATTGTAAATGCTTTTTGTTGCTATATACAGGTGTGTTTAAAAATCGTTAGTTTGAATATTCTGATATTCTACGAACATTAATGACTATTTAGTTGACAAAGTAATGTTGTGTTATCCTAGATAGATATGGAATAAATATCTGAATTCGGTTAGTTGTGTtctgatttgaaaaaaagtGATGAATATAACCAAATTTCCGTATAGCTCTGTCATTATGTAAGTTAgttgaatcatagagaaacaatagcgtaagtagatatcccatggtatagggtgtttatgtcgcaactttcactgttatctcaagccgattacagtcgattattgtagatttttactgttttgttggggtgagagtgtatgaacggcacagtatgagagactaggTGCGTCACAGAGCTTCACggggaagaactacgtggactatcggcttgagataacagtaaaagttgcgacataaatctcccataccatgggatatctacttacgctattgtttctctatgatatcactTAATCGCTGGTTCCTTTTCACTTGTAATTTTACTAAATGCTTGAATCTCAAAGAGTTTTCTACAAACCGTAGATGTTTAGTGAGAAATTCTAGGGGGTTTCTTCTCCAATCCAAAAGACAAATGCGTCACCTTTTACCCATCAAGTCTCTGGCTTGACTCTCTCCTATCATATCATAACTTTTCAGTTTCGATTGAAAGCACTGGACCGTGTGATTGAAGTAGGCGAAAAGAATTGAAAGATGACGGATTGGGTGAAAATaagttgaagagagagagattagtagaagaagagatagaagaagaataagaagatgaaaaagaagaagagagagaaggaaactCTTTAGCTTTTGTCACCAGTGGGTATGCTCTCAAAAGACATTTAAGCCCTCTTCATTCAtgtcttctcttcctcctcactATTCCTTTATtgtctttctcctcctcctcctcctcctcactcttCCTTTATtgtctttctcctcctcctcctcactcttCATTTATtgtctttctcctcctcctcctcactcttCCTTTATtgtctttcttctcctcctccttctcctcctcctcctcctcctcatcctcctccacctccatgTCCTCCTcgttctactcctcctcccactcctcttctcactcctctaccttctcttcttcttcccttttttcatcttcttcactcttcttcttcccctttttcatcttcttcttcccatcttctccttttcttcttcatcttcttcttctttcccatcttcttcttctttttctccttcttcttcttcttcttcttcttcctctttctcttctttttcttcttcactatCTTCTCCGTCTTTTTCtagtacttcttcttctttactttcatcgtcttcttcttcttctccttcttcttcatcttctttcccatcttcttctttttctttcccatcttcttctttttcttcatcttcttcttctttttcatcttctacttcttttccatttccttcttcttcatcttcctcttctccttcttcttctctttcttctccgtCTTTTTCTagtacttcctcttcttcactttcatcgtcttcttcttcttctccttcttcttcttcttcacattcttcttctctctctctctctctccctctctttaccttcttcttctccttctcctttctcttcctctctattGTCTTATCCTCCCCATCCCCTCTCCACCGTTCCAAAAATCTCCAGCATCATCAATCTTCTTCTAAGGAGGAAAAATGAATTGCACTGATCCCCAGTGTCACGTGACAATGCGCGTGTATGtgcgagtgtgtgtgtgtgtgagtgtgttgTGGATGAACCAAGTGCCTGTTAGATAATACTTGTGGTGGGGAGGGTAGATAGGGGGAATGGGGAGTCTCAGCTGATTTATTTCTCGCCTTTGAGAAGATCTTTCCCTCTTTAAACTGAATCTCCTCACTCCTGATTTCAAAGCCTGGCTGGAAAAGATAATCTGTTAACTTCTATTCTTATATAAAAAtgtccctctttctctcttctctcactctctctctctgtatttcactctctctctcccattctctctctttctcattctctctctgtctgtcaatctctctctttctctctctcacttcaagggttgtgtggcggagaggacctagagtcctaactccgcctttaataaaggcaattattcaattactgtattatactctctccctctcttccttcctttttctccctctcttccttcctttttctccctctcttcctcctttttctccatctcttccttcctttttcttcctctcttctttcctctttctccctctttttctcccttttgtctcttccttcctctttctctctctctcttcctcctttttatctcttccttcctctttctcACCCTTccttttgtatatttttctctttctccctgTCTTCCTTCCTTTTgactcttccttcttctttctccctctcttccTTCCTTTTTCTCACTCACTTCTTCCCTTTTGTTCCTTTCTTCCTGTCTTTCCccctttttcctcttccttcctttttcttcctctcttccttccattttctcactctcttcctactctttctcccttccttttgtctcttccttcttctttctccctctctACCTCCTGtatcttcttttctctttctccctgtcttccttcctctttctcACCCTTCCTTTTGTAtcttccttcctctttctctctctcttccccctttttatctcttccttcctctttctACCTCCCTTccttttgtatattttttctctttctccctctcttcctccctctttctccttctcttccttctgtctcttccttcctctttttcCCCCTCTTCATCCCTTTTGTCTCTTCCACCTTCTTTCTCCCTTTCACCCTTTCCTTTGTctcttctctcctttttcttcctctcctccttcctTTTGTCTCTTACTTCctctttctccctctttttCTCCCTTTTGTCTCTCCCTTCCTCTTTCCCTCTCCTCTTTCCTCTTAGTCCCTTTCTTCCTTCCAattctcttccttcctctttcttcctatcttctttcctctttcacaccctctctctcttttccttcccccttctctctctctcttcttcttcctctttctctctcacctcCACCAATTTGTCTCTCCCTTCCTCTTCCTCCCTCTCTTCCttccttttttctcttcctctctattTCTCCCTATCACTCCCTTCTATCTCTTCCTTCCACTTAATCCCTTTCTTCATtacttctccctctctctctctctctctcttccccccTCTCTTTCTCCCTTTCTTTTGTCTCTCCCTACCTCCCACATCCTACTTACGATCCTCCACTTTTCATTGCCAGTGAATTATGTAAATTACCCTTGAATTCTGATTTTCTCACTCTGCCAAAGTAGCCTACTTACATTAGTTACATAAAATCTTGGATTCTCCTCGTAATAGAGTATGTAAATTACTTAGACTCTTTGATTTTTTCCTAGTGGAGTATGTAAATTAGAATGGATCAAGCTAGAGTTTTCTGATATCTTGAGATAAGACATGCAAATTGGCTTTTGATCGTCTTGGAGCagtcaatttattaaaattgatgaatttttgacGTGGTAGGTTCTTGGGGGCTCTTTTCAACTGTTATGAATGCGAAATATTCTGTTTTTgtaaaattcacttgaaactttgACACTTTCTTACGAAAATCGTCAGGTGACTCAATTTTAATCCTTCATTACTTTTCGAGTTTAACAATAATGttctctatcaataaaataaaacaataatgtaataatcttaaaaaaatattttaaaaaatgatcaTTTTTATTGGTTTCCTCACTTTATTATTTTCGAAAATCTTCAGGTGACTCGATTTCATTCCTATCACTTATCTTGTAACTTGATAATATATCTCATTTGTTTACTCACTTTATTATCTTCTCTGTCTTATTACTTCTTTATTCTCTCTTATTTCTTTTCTCCCTCCATGTTTCTCctctaattttatcaattcctctttctccatcttcttaaCCTGAATCGTCTCTCCCCTGTATCTATTTCTTTTCTCCCTCCATGTTTCTCctctaattttatcaattcctctttcttcatcttcttctaaaTCTGAATATTGTCTCTGCCCTGTATATATTTCTTTTCTCCCTCCATGTTTCTCTCCCTGTTTCTCCTCTAATTTCATCAATTCctctttctccatcttcttctaaaCCTGAATTGTCTCTGCCCTGTGTCTATTTCTTTTCTCCCTCCATGTTCCTCctctaattttatcaattcctctttctccatcttctaAACCTGAATCGTCTCTCCCCTGTATATATTTCTTTTCTCCCTCCATGTTTCTCTCCCTGTTTCTCCTCTAATTTCATAAATTCctctttctccatcttcttctaaaCCTGAATCGTCTCTCCCCTTTATCTATTTCTTCTCTCCCTCCATGTTTCTCTCCCTGTTTCTCCTCTAATTTCATCAATTCCTCTTTCTCTATCTTCTAAACCTGAATCGTCTCCCCCCTGTATCTATGCTCGTGAAGTCTCGATACAATTATACTTATCTCTTGTTCCCTTTCCTTTTCTACATTTCcaccttctctctctttcttcctcttcttgctTTTCCTTCTTTCTCCTTCAACACTCCCTGTTCGTTCTATCACCTTTTCTCCGTCTTTGTCTCCCCTCTCCTCCAGttgtttctcctttttcttcctcatctttCTCTTTGTTTCTCCCAATTCATCAATTTGCTCTGTCTTCCATCCTTCTTCCTGAGACTTTCTCCTACTGATCTTTTTATTgccttctcctttttctatcTCTTCTACTCCAATTTCAACGTCATTTTCTTGTTTACAAGTCttatttctcttcattttcttaCTTCCTCCTATCGCTCCCTCTCCTTTCAAAACTTCCGTTGTATTCTTCCTCCTTATCTTCTTTGTAGCGTCTCCTATTTTTCCcatctctccctctccctctggTTCTTCCAgtgtctttttcttcttctttctcttcccctTTGTAACAACTCCTCTCTCGACTGCATCTCCTTCTTCCAGTCTACTTTCATCTACCTTCTCTTGTTTTCCCTTTTTTGACCTATTCCTTTTGATCTTCTTTGTACCGTCTGTCattacttcttcttcatcttctctccCCTCATCCTTCCATATTCCCTTTTTCTTTGCCTTTTTTGTCTTTTTGTTCTCATCTTCTCTTTCAtaattttcgcaattttctaaTATCCTATAGTCCTCAGTCTTCTTTCTTCTAGCTCGTTTTCCTTCgttaattttctctctttcttttcctcttccttcaaatatttctcctcctccctcaaatattcctcctccacttcctcctcctcttcctcttccttcttcttgacattcttccatcttcttcttctccttccttttcGTTTTACTGTCGTGGCTCCTCCCACGCTTTCTCCTTCCCTATTCGTCCGTGCTCGTCGAACTCCTACCggtctcctcctcttcctcatcctcctcctcctcctcttcctcgtcttcctcctcctcctcttcgtcctcttcctcctcctgttGCAACAACTCTTTGGTCggtgttgttgttcttctttgTGATGTTGTTCGTGatgttgctgttgttgttgtcGAGTAGCGTTGTAGGCCTCCGTTGACGGCTGTTGCTTTTGGACTGAttcgttctcctcctcctcctgtctttcctcctcctcctccgacTCCTCCTTTCAACCACCCCTCCTCGCCAAACATCAGATCCTCGTCTCCCTGCAACAGTTACAAAGAAAGCTTTGGGGTTCAGTGAAGGGTTCGAatagaaaaagtaagaaatcatgagagagaagagagatcATAATAGAGAAAGCATTATTATTACAACGGCTTGTCAAATCCTATTAAGCTTAATGATTAAAATTTCATATTAGAGAAACCACATTAAATTAACCCAACCACATAGGTTACTAAAATTCAAGATACTCTGAATAAATGAAGTTGAGACTTGGAAAAAATATCCATTGTTGAAATGATCATCGACCttacagaataaaataaaatattgtgttgggtggaattaaatagagaatgcattcattcaaatgctaattaatatataattaatattcaacgaaaatcctaaataaatgctgtaaatcaccccgaagacttctgctactgcagacattgacaacaggatatacagctagatggaaattcgatgagaactactatccaaaaattagttgccaggccgggaatcgaacccggtaccgcccaattgctagtcaggaatgcttacccttataccaaactgacaatctccgtataaaatgagcgctgctatccagagattgtcagtttggtgtaagggtaagcattcctgactagcaattgggaggtaccgggttcgattcccgggctgacaactaatttttggatagtagctctcatcgaattgaCATCtagctgtattgtaagctattgtatataagtgtataagacagtatatattgtaatctacataaatactcaatcaatcaatcaatcaatctagctgttaacccctgttgtcaatgtctgcagtagcagaagtcttcggggtgatttacagcatttatttaggattttcgttaaataataattaaatattgtgTTGCCAAATTATGTGAATAGAAATCTTCCATGCGAACATATGTGACTAGATATATATAGATTGACAACACAGTCGATGCATAACtgtcaaattaattatatttatcttgaatatacaatatacataatgcatttatcatttttgtcaTATCGGCTTGCATGGAAAGATTAAAATTCTGCACAGTTTAGCGAAACTATAACAATAAAACACAATGCATTTGCATTCCTGAAAAATCGATCATGTGCATTTCTGGGGACTTACTGTTGGATTACTGTTGTTATTTCTGGGGATTCAGTCTTTACTGTTGTTAAAATGTGTCTTATGGCTGACGTTTGAAAGCTTCGCTCACTGTGGGCGTGTCTTCTCTCGACCAATGGCAGACAGTGACCTTGGTAGGTCAACCAACCACCTATCAAAGCTGAATCTTAAGTTTTGTTAAGATTTAATGATCGGTGTTTCAATATGATGTGTGTTATTTCACTGCTGTAACTTTTGCATAAgttcttatcattttttttcatttgtatctgtataatttttattgtaaggGGGAcctatttggggaaacccgttgtctccattgtgaatagataaataaatttcttataTGATGCATTTCATCATATTCGTCAAGATGTTTTGGCAACTGATCTTATTTCTTATTCCAAAGTAATACAATACTGgaataaaaacatatatattgtcaaattctaccgttttatttggtacaggaccta from Nilaparvata lugens isolate BPH chromosome 11, ASM1435652v1, whole genome shotgun sequence harbors:
- the LOC120353677 gene encoding bromo and FHA domain-containing protein DDB_G0267958-like, with the protein product MFGEEGWLKGGVGGGGGKTGGGGERISPKATAVNGGLQRYSTTTTATSRTTSQRRTTTPTKELLQQEEEEDEEEEEEDEEEEEEEDEEEEETGRSSTSTDE